The Denitrificimonas caeni genome has a segment encoding these proteins:
- a CDS encoding tRNA-(ms[2]io[6]A)-hydroxylase has product MLIPEVEAFLQCQTPQGWIECALDHPEELLLDHANCEKKAAGTALSLMFRYAEREELQQYLSRLAREELRHFEQVTALMKKRGMRYRQLSPSHYARRLQQHIAAQEPDKLIDTLIVLAFIEARSCERFYRLAPHLDEELGRFYTSLLKSESRHFEGYLRMAELYAKKPIAERVAFFAEIERQAILTEDDTEFRFHSGVPKPQVDPKPQTSQAAR; this is encoded by the coding sequence ATGTTAATACCTGAAGTTGAAGCTTTTTTACAGTGCCAAACCCCGCAAGGTTGGATTGAATGTGCGCTGGATCACCCTGAAGAGCTGTTGCTCGATCATGCTAACTGTGAAAAGAAGGCAGCAGGTACGGCGTTGAGTCTTATGTTTCGTTATGCCGAACGTGAAGAATTGCAGCAGTACCTGTCGCGTCTGGCTCGGGAAGAGTTGCGCCATTTTGAGCAAGTGACTGCTTTAATGAAAAAGCGTGGGATGCGCTACCGTCAGCTCAGTCCCTCGCATTATGCGCGGCGTTTACAGCAGCATATTGCTGCGCAAGAGCCAGATAAGCTGATTGATACTTTAATTGTCTTGGCTTTTATTGAGGCACGTTCCTGCGAGCGTTTTTATCGTTTAGCACCGCATTTAGATGAAGAGTTGGGGCGCTTTTATACCTCTTTGCTCAAGTCAGAGTCGCGGCATTTCGAGGGCTACCTGCGCATGGCTGAGTTGTATGCCAAAAAGCCCATTGCAGAGCGCGTGGCGTTTTTTGCAGAAATTGAGCGTCAAGCCATTTTAACCGAAGATGACACCGAGTTTAGGTTCCACAGTGGTGTGCCAAAGCCACAAGTAGACCCAAAGCCGCAAACTAGCCAAGCAGCACGCTAA
- a CDS encoding universal stress protein — protein sequence MQAIRSILVVMTPNQPEALALKRAKLIAGVTHSRLHLLVCDKRDEHGEYLAKIAQELKEDGYEVTTEQAWHESFHQTIIQAQQAESCGLVIKQHFPENPLKRALLTPDDWKLLRYCPSPVLIAKTKRPWTEGSILAAVDVGNSSAEHKALHASLINNAFEVAAIAKATLHVLTAHPSPMLSASDPTFQLRETIEARYREQCAKFIKEYELTDEQMHIKEGPADVLIPQMASELDAVVTVIGTVARTGLSGALIGNTAEVVLDAVETDVLVLKPESVMIHLETPLERK from the coding sequence ATGCAAGCTATCCGTAGCATCTTGGTCGTTATGACCCCCAACCAACCAGAAGCGCTAGCACTTAAACGTGCAAAATTAATCGCAGGGGTTACTCACTCACGCCTACACTTACTGGTCTGCGATAAGCGTGATGAACATGGCGAATACTTAGCTAAAATTGCCCAAGAGCTGAAAGAGGATGGCTACGAGGTCACCACCGAGCAAGCTTGGCATGAGTCTTTTCACCAAACTATTATTCAAGCCCAGCAAGCGGAAAGCTGTGGCCTCGTGATCAAGCAGCATTTCCCAGAGAACCCTCTCAAACGCGCCCTACTAACCCCAGATGACTGGAAGTTACTGCGCTACTGCCCTAGCCCTGTACTGATTGCAAAAACCAAACGTCCGTGGACTGAAGGCTCTATTCTGGCCGCAGTGGATGTGGGTAACAGCAGCGCCGAACATAAAGCCCTGCACGCCAGCTTAATCAACAATGCTTTTGAAGTGGCCGCTATTGCCAAAGCAACATTGCATGTATTGACTGCGCACCCGTCGCCAATGCTGTCAGCCTCTGACCCAACCTTCCAGCTGCGTGAAACCATTGAAGCACGCTACCGCGAGCAGTGTGCCAAGTTCATTAAAGAATACGAGCTCACTGACGAGCAGATGCACATTAAAGAAGGCCCAGCGGATGTCTTGATCCCACAGATGGCCAGCGAACTGGATGCAGTGGTTACTGTGATTGGTACAGTGGCGCGCACTGGCTTGTCCGGTGCTTTAATCGGTAACACTGCCGAGGTTGTGCTTGATGCTGTAGAAACTGACGTTCTAGTGCTCAAGCCAGAGTCAGTAATGATTCACTTGGAAACTCCACTCGAGCGCAAATAA
- the cysS gene encoding cysteine--tRNA ligase, producing the protein MTLAIYNTLTKQKEPLQPLEGNHVRMYVCGMTVYDYCHIGHARVMVAFDVVTRWLRHRGYDVTYVRNITDIDDKIIQRAQENGEPFEQLVERMIAAMHEDEGRLNVLRPDQEPRATGHIDGMFKMIQTLIDKGFAYAADNGDVYYRVAKFAGYGKLSRRKISDLKIGARIEVDEAKEDPLDFVLWKSAKAGEPSWDSPWGKGRPGWHIECSVMSTCCLGDSFDIHGGGPDLVFPHHENEIAQSEAATGKQYATTWMHAGAVRVDGEKMSKSLGNFFTIRDVLEKYHPEVVRYLLVSSHYRSPINYSEDNLREARSALERFYQTFKGVESVPAAGGETYVERFNKAMDDDFNAPEACSILFEMAREVNRVHKQDPQAAAGLAARIKELGAVLGILQLQPDAFLQAGAEKRVDAAQVESLIAARIAARESKDWAESDRIRDELTALGIVLEDGKDGTGWRFADQ; encoded by the coding sequence ATGACTTTAGCGATTTATAACACCCTAACTAAACAAAAAGAGCCGCTGCAGCCTTTAGAGGGCAACCATGTGCGTATGTATGTCTGCGGTATGACCGTGTACGACTACTGCCATATTGGCCATGCTCGCGTCATGGTGGCGTTTGATGTCGTAACGCGCTGGTTACGTCATCGTGGTTATGATGTCACTTATGTGCGTAATATCACTGATATTGATGACAAGATCATTCAACGTGCGCAAGAAAATGGAGAGCCATTTGAGCAACTGGTTGAGCGTATGATTGCTGCCATGCATGAAGACGAGGGACGTTTAAATGTCCTGCGGCCTGATCAAGAACCCCGCGCTACAGGGCATATTGATGGCATGTTTAAGATGATCCAAACCTTAATTGATAAAGGCTTTGCTTATGCAGCCGACAATGGGGATGTTTATTATCGCGTAGCTAAGTTTGCCGGTTACGGTAAGTTATCGCGCCGTAAAATCAGCGATTTAAAAATCGGTGCGCGTATTGAAGTGGACGAAGCGAAAGAAGACCCATTGGACTTCGTACTCTGGAAATCCGCCAAGGCGGGCGAGCCAAGCTGGGATTCGCCATGGGGTAAAGGCCGTCCAGGCTGGCACATTGAGTGCTCAGTGATGTCCACGTGCTGCTTAGGCGATAGCTTTGATATTCATGGTGGCGGGCCAGATTTGGTATTCCCGCACCACGAGAATGAAATTGCGCAAAGCGAGGCTGCCACAGGTAAACAGTATGCAACCACATGGATGCATGCTGGAGCCGTGCGTGTGGATGGCGAGAAAATGTCCAAATCTTTGGGTAATTTTTTCACCATTCGTGATGTGCTGGAGAAATACCATCCAGAAGTGGTGCGTTATCTTTTGGTCTCCAGCCATTACCGCAGCCCGATCAATTACTCGGAAGACAACTTGCGTGAAGCTCGTTCGGCGTTAGAGCGCTTTTACCAAACATTTAAAGGTGTTGAGAGCGTGCCTGCTGCGGGCGGAGAGACTTATGTTGAACGCTTTAACAAAGCCATGGACGACGACTTTAATGCCCCAGAGGCGTGCTCGATCTTGTTTGAGATGGCCCGTGAGGTCAACCGTGTGCATAAACAAGACCCACAGGCTGCAGCAGGTTTAGCCGCGCGCATCAAAGAGCTGGGCGCTGTATTAGGTATCTTGCAATTACAGCCTGATGCTTTCTTGCAAGCCGGTGCTGAGAAGCGTGTGGATGCCGCGCAGGTTGAGTCTTTGATTGCCGCACGCATCGCTGCCCGCGAAAGCAAAGATTGGGCAGAGTCGGACCGCATACGTGATGAGCTAACCGCTTTAGGTATTGTGCTAGAAGATGGTAAAGACGGCACTGGTTGGCGTTTTGCTGATCAGTAA
- a CDS encoding UDP-2,3-diacylglucosamine diphosphatase — translation MILLISDLHLHEERPDITGAFLAFLEQHAKHAQALYILGDFFEVWIGDDAMTPFQRSIATALSAVAAGGTQIYIMHGNRDFLLGHDFCELADCELLKDPSIVKLAGKPVLLMHGDSLCTSDRSYIRLRRVLRNPLILFILRNLPLRTRQRLAGDLRQKSKTSTRMKAMDITDVNPAAVEQVMAHYQVCTLIHGHTHRPAVHTLAEGKQRIVLGDWDSQGWFIKAEHNSLKLQALPFPSTP, via the coding sequence GTGATTCTGCTGATTTCTGATCTGCACTTGCATGAGGAGCGCCCGGACATCACCGGTGCGTTCCTTGCGTTTCTTGAGCAGCACGCCAAGCATGCGCAAGCACTGTATATTCTCGGTGATTTCTTTGAGGTGTGGATTGGTGATGACGCCATGACGCCCTTTCAGCGCTCAATTGCCACCGCCCTTAGCGCAGTAGCCGCTGGTGGGACGCAAATCTATATCATGCATGGTAACCGTGATTTTTTACTGGGCCACGACTTTTGTGAGCTGGCAGATTGTGAACTATTAAAAGACCCGAGCATCGTCAAGCTTGCTGGCAAACCGGTGTTATTGATGCATGGCGACAGCCTGTGCACCAGCGATCGCAGCTACATTCGTTTACGTAGAGTGCTGCGCAACCCGCTGATACTCTTTATCTTACGCAACCTGCCGTTACGCACCCGCCAGCGTTTAGCCGGAGATTTACGACAAAAAAGCAAAACCAGCACCCGCATGAAAGCCATGGACATCACTGATGTGAACCCAGCCGCTGTTGAGCAAGTCATGGCGCACTACCAAGTTTGCACTCTAATTCACGGCCACACGCACCGCCCAGCCGTACATACTTTGGCCGAGGGCAAGCAGCGCATAGTACTTGGCGACTGGGACAGCCAAGGTTGGTTTATTAAAGCTGAGCACAACAGCCTCAAGCTGCAAGCATTGCCTTTCCCTAGCACGCCATAG
- a CDS encoding glutamine--tRNA ligase/YqeY domain fusion protein translates to MSESSVNVAANFLRPIVQADLQSGKHSSIVTRFPPEPNGYLHIGHAKSICLNFGLAKEFGGVCHLRFDDTNPAKEEQEYIDAIKDDVRWLGFQWDGEVRYASDYFEQLYQWAVYLVEQGKAYVCDLSPEQAREYRGSLTEPGKNSPFRERSVSENLDLLTRMRAGEFPDGTCALRAKIDMASPNMNLRDPILYRIRHAHHHQTGDAWCIYPSYDFTHGQSDAIELITHSICTLEFEDHRPLYEWFLEQLPVPAKPRQYEFARLNLNYTITSKRKLKQLVDDQHVSGWDDPRMSTISGFRRRGFTPASIRNFCDMIGVNRAGGIVDLSMLEFCIREDLDYNATRAMCVLKPLKVVITNYPEDQELMLQLPRHPKRDEGVRELPFAREIYIDASDYEENPPKGYRRLMPGTEVRLRGSYVIRADEAIRDAEGNIVELRCSYDPETLGKNPEGRKVKGVIHWVPAAQSVECEVRLYDRLFSTANPDKDVEGETSESFLDNINPESLVVLKGCRAEPSLLQAQVGESFQFEREGYFCLDNVDSKPDALVFNRTVTLRDSWGKA, encoded by the coding sequence ATGTCTGAATCGTCCGTAAATGTCGCCGCGAACTTTCTTCGTCCTATTGTTCAAGCTGATTTGCAGTCAGGCAAGCACAGTAGCATTGTTACGCGCTTCCCCCCCGAACCCAATGGCTATTTGCACATTGGTCACGCCAAATCCATCTGCCTTAACTTTGGTTTAGCCAAAGAGTTTGGTGGAGTGTGTCATTTGCGTTTTGATGACACTAACCCCGCCAAAGAAGAGCAAGAGTACATCGATGCGATTAAAGATGATGTGCGCTGGCTGGGCTTTCAGTGGGATGGTGAGGTGCGTTATGCCTCTGATTATTTTGAGCAGCTGTACCAGTGGGCGGTGTATTTGGTTGAGCAAGGCAAAGCCTATGTGTGTGATTTGTCTCCCGAGCAAGCCCGTGAATACCGTGGCAGTTTGACTGAGCCGGGTAAAAACAGTCCGTTTCGTGAGCGCAGTGTCAGCGAGAACTTAGATTTGCTGACGCGTATGCGTGCCGGTGAGTTTCCTGATGGCACCTGTGCTTTGCGCGCCAAAATAGATATGGCTTCACCCAATATGAATTTGCGTGATCCTATTTTGTACCGTATTCGTCACGCCCATCACCACCAAACCGGTGATGCTTGGTGTATCTATCCAAGTTATGACTTTACCCACGGTCAGTCCGATGCCATTGAGTTAATTACTCACTCGATCTGTACCCTAGAGTTTGAAGATCACCGTCCTTTGTATGAGTGGTTTTTAGAGCAGCTGCCAGTGCCGGCTAAGCCGCGTCAGTATGAGTTTGCTCGCCTTAACTTGAACTACACCATCACCAGTAAGCGTAAGCTCAAACAGTTAGTGGATGATCAACACGTTAGTGGTTGGGATGATCCGCGCATGTCGACTATTAGCGGCTTCCGTCGCCGCGGTTTTACCCCAGCATCCATTCGTAATTTCTGCGACATGATTGGGGTCAACCGTGCGGGTGGTATTGTCGATTTAAGCATGCTTGAGTTCTGTATTCGTGAAGATCTGGATTACAACGCTACGCGGGCGATGTGCGTGCTTAAACCGCTTAAAGTGGTGATTACCAATTACCCAGAAGACCAAGAGCTGATGCTGCAATTGCCGCGCCACCCTAAGCGTGATGAAGGGGTGCGTGAGTTGCCGTTTGCTCGCGAGATTTATATTGATGCCAGTGACTACGAAGAAAACCCACCTAAGGGTTACCGTCGTTTAATGCCGGGTACGGAAGTGCGTTTGCGTGGTAGCTATGTGATCCGTGCGGATGAAGCTATTCGTGATGCTGAGGGTAATATTGTCGAGTTGCGTTGCTCTTATGATCCAGAAACGCTCGGTAAAAACCCGGAAGGCCGTAAAGTTAAAGGCGTAATTCACTGGGTTCCAGCTGCGCAAAGTGTTGAGTGCGAAGTGCGCCTGTATGACCGTCTATTTAGCACCGCTAATCCAGATAAAGATGTAGAGGGTGAAACCAGCGAATCCTTCTTGGATAACATTAACCCTGAGTCACTGGTGGTGTTAAAGGGTTGTCGTGCCGAGCCTTCTTTGTTGCAAGCACAGGTTGGAGAGAGCTTTCAGTTTGAACGTGAAGGGTATTTTTGCTTAGACAACGTCGATAGCAAGCCTGATGCGCTGGTCTTTAACCGCACGGTAACTTTGCGTGATTCATGGGGGAAAGCATGA
- the yfaE gene encoding class I ribonucleotide reductase maintenance protein YfaE — translation MDTRIQVITEDLIFKLDESETLLEGLERTGHQVEYQCRSGYCGACRVTLRSGSVDYINTPLAYLRQDEILPCCCRALEPLVVKVSLKSKFSA, via the coding sequence ATGGATACACGTATACAAGTCATCACTGAAGATTTAATTTTCAAACTTGATGAATCTGAAACCTTGCTTGAAGGCTTAGAGCGCACCGGTCATCAGGTGGAATACCAGTGCCGCAGCGGTTACTGTGGCGCTTGCCGCGTGACTCTACGCTCAGGGAGTGTTGACTACATCAACACTCCACTGGCCTACCTGCGCCAAGACGAAATCCTCCCCTGCTGCTGCCGCGCGCTTGAGCCTTTGGTGGTTAAAGTAAGCCTCAAGAGCAAGTTCAGCGCGTGA
- a CDS encoding PilZ domain-containing protein codes for MHHYSEKRDFIRMRVETPITLQSNGQIYQGICTDLSSTGMQVELNQPATFSHGQAVHASIVSTHPQLPGLEAEATILRVETLDDGRLALGLKITAIR; via the coding sequence ATGCATCATTACAGCGAAAAGCGTGATTTTATCCGTATGCGTGTCGAAACGCCGATAACACTGCAGAGCAACGGACAAATCTACCAAGGTATTTGCACTGATTTATCCAGCACTGGTATGCAAGTTGAATTGAATCAGCCTGCCACCTTTAGCCATGGGCAAGCAGTGCATGCCAGTATTGTTTCCACGCATCCGCAACTGCCAGGTCTTGAGGCCGAAGCCACCATCTTACGTGTCGAAACTCTCGATGATGGCCGCCTCGCCTTAGGTCTTAAAATCACGGCAATACGTTGA
- a CDS encoding PP2C family protein-serine/threonine phosphatase, which produces MDSLERQHNSAADSEELLLLQKQQALLLTDQLAGKHLQQQLRPQTPWQAQGLTFEHCVVPALYLTGDSLDYFELPDGRILLYLADVAGSGTAAALISMLLKSIVRSYSFTAGLAEEITPASMLTYLNQRLLTYDSDRHITLICMIINTQENTLQWSAAGHLPSPILYSAGHAEFLAGQGQPVGMFEQVSYVDEQLQLPQAFSLSLFSDGIFDVQPQDSLVGSEAALPALISAAQGEYAQIVQRLGLANCSNMPDDIAMLVLSRNLA; this is translated from the coding sequence ATGGATTCTCTTGAAAGACAACACAACTCTGCTGCAGACTCAGAAGAGTTGCTCTTACTGCAAAAACAGCAGGCGTTACTGCTGACTGATCAGCTTGCTGGCAAACACTTACAGCAGCAGTTGCGCCCACAAACACCTTGGCAGGCGCAAGGCCTGACGTTTGAGCACTGTGTGGTTCCTGCGCTGTACTTGACCGGTGACTCACTGGACTACTTTGAGTTGCCCGACGGGCGCATCTTGCTCTACTTAGCGGATGTAGCAGGCAGCGGTACTGCGGCAGCATTGATCAGTATGCTACTGAAAAGTATTGTGCGCAGTTATAGCTTTACTGCAGGTCTTGCAGAAGAGATTACCCCGGCATCGATGCTGACCTATTTGAATCAGCGTTTGCTCACTTATGACTCAGACCGACATATCACCCTTATTTGTATGATTATTAATACCCAAGAAAACACGTTGCAGTGGAGTGCTGCTGGGCACTTACCGTCCCCCATTTTATACAGTGCTGGGCATGCTGAGTTCTTAGCTGGACAAGGGCAGCCAGTGGGTATGTTTGAGCAGGTCAGTTATGTTGATGAGCAGTTGCAACTGCCCCAGGCTTTTAGTCTGAGCCTGTTCTCCGACGGTATTTTTGATGTGCAGCCACAAGACAGTTTGGTTGGCAGTGAGGCAGCTTTACCGGCGTTAATTAGTGCTGCGCAAGGTGAGTATGCGCAGATAGTGCAGCGCCTTGGGCTAGCTAACTGCAGCAATATGCCTGATGATATCGCCATGCTGGTGCTGAGCAGGAATCTTGCATGA
- the rssC gene encoding anti-sigma factor antagonist RssC encodes MSDGKIQCAEYGDTFILKCIGEVRLTFCSALNEVIEKILKTHAFKSIVIDLTEVISIDSTTLGLLAKLSILSKRKYGMLPTLASTNPDVSRVLESMGFNQVFNLVHTATPCPECLDDLPEQDQSEELVKARVLEAHRILMSLNQSNRDEFRDLVSALESSSA; translated from the coding sequence ATGAGTGATGGTAAAATTCAGTGTGCTGAATACGGTGACACCTTTATTTTAAAGTGCATAGGCGAGGTGCGGTTAACCTTTTGCTCAGCGCTGAATGAAGTAATCGAGAAAATTCTGAAAACTCACGCGTTTAAGTCAATTGTGATTGATTTAACAGAGGTGATCAGCATCGACAGCACCACTTTGGGCTTGTTGGCTAAGCTTTCGATTTTATCGAAACGAAAGTACGGCATGCTGCCAACCTTGGCCAGCACCAATCCTGATGTGAGTCGTGTGCTTGAGTCCATGGGGTTTAATCAGGTATTCAATTTAGTACACACCGCTACACCTTGTCCTGAATGCTTGGATGATCTGCCTGAGCAGGATCAGTCAGAAGAGCTGGTTAAAGCGCGGGTGTTAGAGGCGCATCGTATTTTAATGAGTTTAAATCAGTCCAATCGCGATGAGTTTCGTGACTTGGTCAGTGCTTTAGAAAGCTCCAGCGCGTAA
- a CDS encoding Fic/DOC family protein codes for MKDTPKYDAPASETEYQPKSGNAVLRNTLGITEPTEMNDVESELLLKLYEKIFIQGADIEQLQVDTILSWHNQWLANIYPAWAGKLRSTNISKDGFTFASANQLEKLLTTFSGAFLAEFESLPSMPRQSIVDFLAKSHVEFILIHPFREGNGRISRLLIDVMAEKAGYGVLDYKLWDEHKEFYIRSIQAGVNGDYQYMARLIDDILPVD; via the coding sequence ATGAAAGATACGCCTAAATATGATGCGCCCGCCTCTGAAACTGAATACCAACCAAAATCTGGTAATGCAGTTCTCAGGAATACGTTAGGTATTACCGAACCTACCGAGATGAATGATGTTGAGTCTGAGCTTTTATTAAAGCTGTATGAGAAAATCTTTATTCAAGGTGCTGATATTGAGCAACTGCAAGTAGATACCATTCTTAGCTGGCATAACCAATGGTTAGCAAATATCTACCCCGCATGGGCAGGTAAGCTGCGATCAACAAATATAAGCAAAGATGGATTTACTTTTGCGTCGGCGAATCAATTAGAAAAGTTACTGACTACTTTCAGTGGTGCTTTTTTAGCTGAGTTTGAATCGTTACCATCAATGCCTCGCCAAAGTATTGTTGATTTCTTAGCCAAGTCTCATGTGGAGTTTATTCTAATCCATCCCTTTCGAGAGGGTAATGGCAGAATATCGAGACTTTTAATCGACGTAATGGCTGAAAAAGCTGGATATGGTGTTTTAGATTATAAACTTTGGGATGAACATAAAGAGTTTTATATTCGTTCAATCCAGGCAGGAGTAAATGGCGATTATCAATATATGGCCAGACTCATAGATGATATTCTGCCTGTTGACTAG
- a CDS encoding peptidylprolyl isomerase: protein MIKLHTNHGVITLKLFADEAPETAANFIQYVKDGHYDNTIFHRVISNFMIQGGGFDTDMQQKSTRATIKNEANNGLSNKKGTIAMARTMEPHSASAQFFINVQDNDFLDHTAPTTQGWGYTVFGEVVDGMDVVEAIKGVATTSRNGHQDVPREDVIIEKAEIVE, encoded by the coding sequence ATGATTAAATTACACACCAATCACGGCGTTATCACTTTAAAACTTTTTGCTGATGAAGCCCCAGAAACAGCAGCCAACTTTATTCAGTACGTTAAAGACGGTCACTACGACAACACTATTTTTCATCGTGTGATCAGCAACTTCATGATTCAAGGCGGCGGTTTTGACACCGACATGCAACAGAAAAGCACCCGCGCGACAATTAAAAACGAAGCCAACAACGGTTTATCCAATAAAAAAGGCACCATTGCCATGGCACGCACTATGGAGCCACACTCAGCTTCAGCGCAGTTTTTCATTAACGTCCAAGACAATGACTTCCTCGATCACACTGCACCCACCACACAAGGCTGGGGCTACACCGTATTTGGTGAAGTGGTTGACGGCATGGATGTGGTTGAAGCGATTAAAGGTGTTGCTACCACCAGCCGTAATGGCCACCAAGATGTGCCACGTGAAGATGTCATTATCGAAAAGGCAGAGATTGTCGAGTGA
- the tal gene encoding transaldolase, whose amino-acid sequence MTSKLEQLKRYTTVVADTGDLDAISRLQPVDATTNPSLLLKAATFPRYARMMAQIQQEFHGNPEAACEQFAVAVGKEILSHIPGRISTEVDARLSFDEQATYESALRLIDRYELLGIDRQRVLIKIAATWEGIQAARRLEKLNIQTNLTLLFSFAQAAACADAGVYLISPFVGRIYDWYKKSHNRDYTGFEDPGVQSVSRIYRYYKGNNYQTVVMGASFRNLGQIEALAGCDRLTISPELLEQLSNTQGPLERHLHTDNPPVERSFIDEQSFRWAHNEDAMATEKLAEGIRAFAHDQEKLEKLFR is encoded by the coding sequence ATGACCTCAAAACTCGAACAACTTAAACGTTACACTACTGTGGTTGCCGATACCGGTGACCTCGACGCCATTTCCCGCTTGCAGCCGGTAGATGCCACAACCAACCCATCATTATTGCTAAAAGCAGCTACTTTTCCACGTTACGCACGCATGATGGCGCAAATTCAACAAGAGTTTCATGGCAACCCTGAGGCCGCCTGCGAGCAATTTGCAGTTGCTGTGGGCAAAGAAATTTTATCGCACATTCCAGGTCGCATCTCTACCGAAGTGGATGCCCGCCTATCCTTTGATGAGCAAGCCACCTACGAATCAGCCTTGCGCCTAATTGACCGTTACGAATTGCTTGGAATTGATCGCCAGCGGGTGTTAATTAAAATTGCCGCAACTTGGGAAGGGATTCAAGCCGCACGACGCTTAGAAAAACTTAACATCCAAACCAACCTCACTTTGCTTTTTTCATTTGCTCAGGCCGCTGCTTGTGCTGATGCTGGGGTTTACTTGATCTCGCCTTTTGTTGGCCGTATTTATGACTGGTATAAAAAGTCGCACAACCGTGACTACACTGGGTTTGAAGACCCCGGCGTACAATCAGTATCGCGTATTTATCGCTACTACAAAGGCAACAACTACCAAACCGTAGTCATGGGTGCGAGTTTTCGTAATCTAGGGCAAATTGAAGCCTTAGCCGGTTGCGACCGCCTCACCATTAGCCCCGAACTACTAGAGCAGCTCAGTAATACACAAGGACCTTTAGAGCGTCACCTGCATACCGACAACCCACCTGTCGAGCGCAGTTTTATTGACGAACAAAGTTTCCGTTGGGCACACAATGAAGATGCCATGGCAACTGAAAAGCTGGCCGAAGGGATTCGTGCATTCGCCCACGATCAAGAAAAACTAGAAAAGCTGTTTCGCTAA
- the dusA gene encoding tRNA dihydrouridine(20/20a) synthase DusA, which yields MNTVNRRFSVAPMMDWTTPECRYFLRLISKRALLYTEMVTTGAILYGDSARFLRHDQSEHPLALQLGGSNPADLATCTKMAAAAGFDEVNLNVGCPSDRVQNNMIGACLMAHPQLVADCVRQMQDGVDIPVTVKHRIGINGRDSYAQLCDFVGTVRDAGCTSFTVHARIAILEGLSPKENRDIPPLRYDIAAQLKTDFPDLEIILNGGIKTLEQCTEHLQTFDGVMLGREAYHNPWLLRNVDHQLFGDAQREISRTEVLQQLRPYLLQYMEQGGKATHVTRHILGLAQGFPGARRFRQLLSADIYKTDDPIQIFDQAVIGLEGR from the coding sequence ATGAACACAGTAAACCGCCGCTTTTCCGTTGCCCCGATGATGGACTGGACCACTCCTGAATGCCGCTACTTTTTGCGGCTGATTTCTAAGCGTGCGCTGCTCTATACCGAGATGGTGACTACCGGTGCGATTCTCTATGGCGATAGCGCGCGTTTTTTGCGCCATGACCAATCTGAGCATCCCCTTGCATTGCAATTAGGCGGCAGCAATCCGGCAGATTTAGCGACTTGTACTAAGATGGCAGCAGCGGCAGGTTTTGATGAAGTGAATCTCAATGTTGGCTGCCCCAGTGACCGTGTGCAAAACAACATGATCGGTGCCTGCTTAATGGCGCACCCACAGTTGGTCGCTGATTGCGTCAGGCAGATGCAGGATGGCGTCGACATTCCAGTTACGGTCAAACACCGCATTGGTATCAATGGCCGTGACAGCTATGCCCAGCTGTGTGATTTTGTCGGTACGGTACGTGATGCCGGCTGCACCAGCTTTACTGTGCACGCGCGGATTGCCATTTTGGAAGGCTTATCTCCGAAAGAAAACCGCGATATTCCACCGCTGCGCTACGACATTGCGGCGCAACTTAAAACGGATTTTCCAGACTTAGAAATCATTCTCAATGGCGGCATTAAAACCCTTGAGCAATGCACCGAGCACTTACAAACCTTTGATGGCGTGATGCTCGGTCGTGAGGCTTACCATAATCCCTGGCTGCTTCGTAACGTTGACCATCAACTGTTTGGTGATGCGCAGCGCGAGATTTCTCGTACAGAAGTTCTGCAGCAACTGCGCCCTTACCTACTCCAATATATGGAGCAAGGCGGCAAAGCAACCCATGTTACACGGCATATTTTAGGTCTAGCGCAAGGCTTCCCAGGCGCGCGACGTTTTCGTCAGCTCTTATCTGCGGACATCTATAAAACAGACGACCCTATTCAGATCTTTGACCAAGCTGTAATCGGCCTTGAGGGCCGCTAA